A single window of Leclercia adecarboxylata DNA harbors:
- the cedA gene encoding cell division activator CedA encodes MKPLRQQNRPVISYQPRVEPAPPEHANKMDGFRDVWLLRGKYVAFVLIGERFRRSPAFNVPESAQRWAAQVRQEEEVED; translated from the coding sequence ATGAAACCTCTTCGCCAACAAAATCGTCCTGTTATCAGTTATCAGCCCCGCGTTGAACCCGCGCCGCCAGAACATGCCAACAAAATGGATGGCTTTCGTGACGTCTGGCTATTACGCGGCAAATATGTGGCCTTTGTGCTGATTGGCGAGCGTTTTCGCCGTTCACCGGCGTTTAACGTTCCGGAATCTGCTCAGCGCTGGGCGGCACAGGTCCGCCAGGAAGAAGAGGTTGAGGATTAA
- a CDS encoding L-cystine transporter, translating into MNFPLIANIVVFVGLLLLLAQSRHKQWSLAKKVLVGLVMGVVFGLALQAIYGASNPVLKDSIQWFNVVGNGYVQLLQMIVMPLVFASILSAVARLHNASQLGKISVLTIGTLLFTTLISALVGVLVTNLFGLTAEGLVQGTAETARLTAIETNYAGKVADLTVPQMLLSFIPKNPFADLTGASPTSIISVVIFAAFLGVAALKLLKDDAPKGQRVLTAIDTLQSWVMKLVRLVMQLTPYGVLALMTKVVAGSNLQDIIKLGSFVVASYLGLGIMFVVHGILLGVNGVSPLKYFRKVWPVLTFAFTSRSSAASIPLNVEAQTRRLGVPESIASFSASFGATIGQNGCAGLYPAMLAVMVAPTVGINPLDPVWIATLVGIVTVSSAGVAGVGGGATFAALIVLPALGLPVTLVALLISVEPLIDMGRTALNVSGSMTAGTLTSQWLKQTDKAVLDSDEHAELAHR; encoded by the coding sequence ATGAATTTTCCATTAATCGCGAACATCGTGGTGTTCGTCGGCTTACTGCTGTTGCTGGCGCAGTCGCGTCACAAACAGTGGAGCCTGGCCAAAAAAGTACTGGTCGGTCTGGTGATGGGCGTGGTCTTTGGACTGGCGCTGCAGGCCATTTACGGTGCCAGCAACCCGGTACTGAAAGACTCTATCCAGTGGTTCAACGTTGTCGGTAACGGCTACGTCCAGCTGCTGCAGATGATTGTTATGCCGCTGGTGTTTGCCTCTATTCTGAGCGCGGTTGCCCGTCTGCATAATGCCTCTCAGCTGGGTAAAATCAGCGTCCTGACAATAGGTACGCTGCTCTTTACCACCCTGATCTCGGCTCTGGTGGGCGTGCTGGTCACCAACCTGTTTGGCCTGACCGCAGAAGGCCTGGTGCAGGGTACCGCAGAAACCGCGCGCCTGACCGCCATCGAGACTAACTATGCGGGTAAAGTAGCGGATCTCACCGTACCGCAGATGCTGCTCTCCTTTATCCCGAAAAACCCGTTTGCCGATCTCACCGGGGCCAGCCCAACGTCGATCATCAGCGTGGTGATTTTCGCTGCCTTCCTCGGCGTAGCCGCGCTGAAACTGCTGAAAGATGACGCCCCGAAAGGCCAGCGCGTTCTGACCGCCATCGACACCCTGCAGAGCTGGGTGATGAAGCTGGTGCGTCTGGTGATGCAGCTGACCCCGTACGGTGTACTGGCGCTGATGACCAAAGTGGTGGCAGGCTCAAACCTGCAGGACATCATCAAGCTGGGTAGCTTCGTGGTCGCCTCTTATCTCGGTCTGGGCATCATGTTTGTGGTCCACGGCATTCTGCTCGGCGTGAACGGCGTCAGCCCGCTGAAATACTTCCGTAAGGTGTGGCCGGTGCTGACCTTCGCCTTTACCAGCCGCTCCAGCGCCGCCTCCATTCCACTGAACGTGGAAGCGCAGACCCGTCGTCTGGGCGTGCCGGAATCGATCGCCAGCTTCTCCGCCTCCTTTGGCGCGACCATTGGTCAGAACGGTTGTGCAGGTCTCTATCCGGCAATGCTGGCAGTAATGGTGGCACCGACGGTGGGTATTAACCCGCTGGATCCGGTCTGGATTGCGACCCTGGTCGGGATTGTGACCGTGAGCTCTGCCGGTGTGGCCGGTGTGGGCGGCGGCGCGACCTTTGCCGCGCTGATCGTACTGCCTGCGCTGGGTCTGCCGGTGACGCTGGTGGCACTGCTGATCTCGGTAGAACCGCTGATCGACATGGGCCGTACCGCGCTGAACGTCAGCGGCTCCATGACCGCCGGTACGCTCACCAGCCAGTGGCTGAAGCAGACCGATAAAGCGGTACTGGACAGCGATGAACATGCGGAACTGGCGCACCGTTAA
- a CDS encoding metal-dependent hydrolase, which translates to MTAEGHLLFSLACAVFAKNAELTPVLAQGDWWHIVPSAVLTCLLPDIDHPKSLLGQRLKWISKPIARACGHRGFTHSLLAVFAALTLFYLKVPDSWLIPADAIQGMVLGYLSHILADMLTPAGVPLLWPCRWRFRLPILRPQKGNQLERALCMALFAWAVWMPQTLPENGAVRWSSHMINSLQFQFNRFIHHQSEQ; encoded by the coding sequence ATGACGGCGGAAGGTCATCTGCTCTTTTCTCTCGCCTGCGCAGTGTTTGCCAAAAACGCTGAGCTTACACCAGTGCTGGCGCAGGGTGACTGGTGGCACATCGTGCCATCGGCAGTTTTGACCTGCCTGTTACCTGACATCGATCATCCAAAGTCGCTGCTCGGGCAGCGGCTGAAGTGGATCTCAAAACCCATAGCCCGCGCCTGCGGCCATCGCGGCTTCACACACAGCCTGCTGGCGGTATTTGCCGCGCTTACCCTCTTCTATTTAAAAGTGCCGGACAGCTGGCTGATCCCGGCGGATGCCATCCAGGGGATGGTGCTGGGCTATCTGAGCCATATTCTGGCCGACATGCTTACCCCGGCGGGGGTTCCTCTGCTGTGGCCCTGCCGCTGGCGTTTTCGTCTGCCGATCCTCAGGCCGCAAAAAGGCAACCAGCTGGAGCGCGCCCTGTGCATGGCCCTGTTTGCCTGGGCGGTGTGGATGCCGCAGACGCTGCCGGAAAACGGAGCCGTGCGCTGGTCCTCGCACATGATTAATTCCCTGCAGTTTCAGTTCAACCGCTTTATTCACCATCAAAGTGAGCAGTAA
- the kduD gene encoding 2-dehydro-3-deoxy-D-gluconate 5-dehydrogenase KduD → MILDAFNLSGKVAIVTGCDTGLGQGMALGLAQAGCDIVSVNRRIPEETAAGVKALGRRFLAIQADLSKQDAINDIVEQTVAGMGRVDILVNNAGTIRREDALTFSEKDWDDVMNLNLKSVFFLSQAVARQFIAQGQGGKIINIASMLSFQGGIRVPSYTASKSGVLGITRLLANEWAHHGINVNAIAPGYMATNNTQQLRDDEQRSKEILDRIPAGRWGKPEDLQGPAVFLASSASDYVNGYTLAVDGGWLAR, encoded by the coding sequence ATGATACTGGATGCCTTTAATCTTTCAGGAAAAGTTGCCATCGTTACCGGCTGTGATACCGGACTCGGCCAGGGCATGGCGCTGGGTCTGGCGCAGGCAGGCTGTGACATCGTGAGCGTCAATCGCCGGATCCCGGAAGAGACCGCTGCAGGCGTGAAGGCGCTGGGTCGCCGGTTTCTGGCTATTCAGGCCGATCTCAGCAAGCAGGATGCTATTAACGATATCGTCGAGCAGACGGTGGCGGGCATGGGACGCGTTGATATTCTGGTAAATAATGCCGGCACCATTCGCCGGGAAGATGCTCTGACCTTCAGCGAAAAGGACTGGGATGATGTGATGAATCTCAACCTGAAATCGGTCTTTTTCCTGTCGCAGGCCGTGGCCCGTCAGTTCATCGCTCAGGGGCAAGGCGGCAAAATCATTAACATTGCCTCCATGCTGTCGTTCCAGGGCGGGATCCGCGTTCCCTCTTATACCGCGTCGAAAAGCGGCGTGCTCGGGATCACCCGCCTGCTGGCCAACGAGTGGGCACACCATGGTATAAACGTTAACGCCATCGCGCCGGGCTATATGGCAACCAACAATACCCAGCAACTCCGCGACGACGAACAGCGCAGCAAAGAGATCCTCGACCGTATTCCGGCGGGTCGCTGGGGTAAGCCGGAAGATCTCCAGGGCCCGGCGGTATTCCTAGCCTCGTCGGCCTCGGACTACGTCAACGGCTACACCCTCGCCGTCGATGGGGGCTGGCTCGCACGTTAA
- the hxpB gene encoding hexitol phosphatase HxpB, translated as MSTPRQILAAIFDMDGLLIDSEPLWDRAELDVMASLGVDISRRHELPDTLGLRIDMVVELWYAHQPWVGPGRDEVTDRIINRAITLVEENRPLLKGAREAVALCRAQGLKVGLASASPLHMLEKVLIMFDLRDSFDALASAEKLPYSKPHPQVYMDCAAKLGVDPTTCVALEDSVNGMIASKAARMRSIVVPAEENQHDARYALADVKLTSLQDLTVAHLRG; from the coding sequence ATGTCGACTCCGCGTCAAATTCTTGCAGCCATTTTTGATATGGATGGATTACTGATTGATTCCGAGCCGCTCTGGGATCGTGCTGAACTGGATGTGATGGCCAGCCTGGGCGTGGATATCAGCCGCCGTCACGAACTGCCGGATACCCTCGGTCTGCGCATCGATATGGTGGTTGAACTCTGGTATGCCCACCAGCCGTGGGTGGGGCCGGGCCGGGATGAGGTCACCGACCGCATTATCAACCGGGCCATTACGCTGGTGGAAGAGAACCGCCCGCTGCTGAAAGGGGCCCGTGAGGCTGTCGCCCTGTGCAGAGCGCAGGGGTTGAAGGTTGGCCTCGCCTCCGCCTCGCCGCTGCATATGCTGGAAAAAGTGCTAATCATGTTTGATCTGCGCGACAGCTTTGATGCGCTGGCCTCGGCAGAAAAACTGCCTTACAGCAAGCCGCACCCGCAGGTCTATATGGACTGCGCCGCGAAGCTGGGCGTCGACCCGACCACCTGCGTGGCGCTGGAAGACTCCGTTAACGGCATGATCGCCAGCAAAGCGGCACGAATGCGCTCGATTGTCGTCCCCGCAGAAGAGAATCAGCATGACGCCCGCTACGCCCTGGCGGACGTTAAACTGACCTCGCTGCAGGACCTCACCGTGGCACATCTGCGCGGCTGA
- a CDS encoding YniB family protein, with product MTYQQAGRVAILKIIAGWVIFIPAVISTIISVLKFIYDHSEKQAGINAVMLDFAHVMIEMMRFNTPFLNFFWYNSPTPDFRQGMNIAFWIIFALIFIALALQASGARMRRQTRLIREGLEAQLILEKAKEEEGLTREQIEARIVVPNHTIFLQIFTLYVLPVLMIVAGYFLFSLLGLL from the coding sequence ATGACATATCAACAAGCTGGACGTGTAGCGATACTGAAGATAATCGCCGGATGGGTAATTTTTATCCCGGCGGTGATCTCGACAATTATTTCCGTCCTGAAATTTATTTATGACCACAGCGAAAAGCAGGCCGGGATCAATGCCGTGATGCTGGATTTTGCCCATGTCATGATCGAGATGATGCGCTTTAACACGCCGTTTCTTAATTTCTTCTGGTACAACTCCCCGACGCCAGATTTCCGGCAGGGAATGAACATCGCGTTCTGGATTATCTTTGCTCTGATCTTTATTGCTCTGGCACTACAGGCTTCCGGAGCGCGGATGCGCCGGCAGACCCGCCTCATTCGCGAAGGGCTGGAAGCCCAGCTGATTCTGGAGAAGGCAAAAGAAGAAGAGGGATTAACGCGCGAACAGATCGAAGCGCGCATTGTGGTACCGAATCACACCATTTTCCTGCAAATTTTTACCCTCTATGTACTTCCGGTGCTGATGATCGTTGCCGGGTACTTCCTGTTCTCCCTGCTCGGCCTGTTATAA
- a CDS encoding fructosamine kinase family protein gives MWQAISHLLSEQLGEGEIELRNELPGGEIHAAWHLRYAGRDLFVKCDERELLPIFTAEADQLELLSRSKTVSVPQVWAVGSDRDYSFLVMEYLPARPLDAHNAFILGQQIARLHLWSEQPQFGLDFDNDLSTTPQPNAWQRRWSTFFAEQRIGWQLELAAEKGLEFGNIDAIVDHIQQRLASHQPQPSLLHGDLWSGNCALGPNGPYIFDPACYWGDRECDLAMLPLHPEQLPQIYDGYQSVSPLPAGFLQRQPVYQLYTLMNRAILFGGEHLVIAQKAMERVLAA, from the coding sequence ATGTGGCAGGCTATCAGTCATCTTTTAAGTGAACAACTGGGCGAAGGTGAAATTGAACTGCGTAACGAGCTGCCAGGGGGCGAGATCCACGCCGCATGGCATCTGCGCTATGCAGGACGCGACCTCTTCGTAAAATGTGATGAACGCGAGCTGTTACCCATCTTTACCGCGGAAGCTGACCAGCTGGAACTGCTCTCCCGCAGCAAAACCGTCTCCGTACCCCAGGTGTGGGCCGTCGGAAGCGATCGTGACTACAGCTTTCTGGTGATGGAGTACCTCCCTGCCCGTCCGCTCGATGCGCATAACGCCTTTATCCTGGGGCAACAAATTGCCCGCCTCCATCTGTGGAGTGAGCAGCCGCAGTTCGGTCTCGATTTCGACAACGACCTCTCAACCACCCCGCAACCCAACGCCTGGCAACGCCGCTGGTCGACCTTCTTTGCCGAACAACGGATCGGCTGGCAGCTGGAACTGGCGGCGGAAAAAGGGCTGGAGTTCGGCAACATTGACGCCATTGTCGATCATATTCAGCAGCGCCTGGCCTCGCACCAGCCGCAGCCTTCGCTGCTGCACGGCGATCTGTGGTCGGGCAACTGTGCGCTGGGTCCGAACGGCCCCTATATCTTCGATCCGGCCTGCTACTGGGGAGACAGGGAGTGCGACCTCGCGATGCTGCCGCTGCATCCTGAACAGCTGCCGCAGATCTACGACGGCTATCAGTCAGTCTCGCCGTTGCCGGCCGGTTTTCTGCAAAGGCAGCCGGTCTATCAGCTCTATACCCTGATGAACCGCGCCATTCTGTTTGGCGGCGAGCATCTGGTGATTGCGCAGAAGGCGATGGAGCGGGTGCTGGCAGCGTAG
- the ghoS gene encoding type V toxin-antitoxin system endoribonuclease antitoxin GhoS, giving the protein MSSGEIARYVVTVKVHEDSLTELNEINNHLTRGGFLLTMTDGDGDGNLHELGTHTYGLVSTLSEDEVKALATGLVESATGKEPQVEVTSWENWQKQQQ; this is encoded by the coding sequence ATGAGCAGTGGAGAGATCGCTCGCTACGTGGTAACCGTAAAAGTTCATGAAGACTCGCTGACAGAACTCAATGAAATCAACAACCATCTTACCCGCGGCGGTTTTTTGCTAACCATGACCGACGGCGACGGCGACGGCAATCTGCATGAGCTGGGTACCCATACCTACGGTCTGGTCAGTACCCTGAGTGAAGACGAAGTGAAGGCGCTGGCCACAGGTCTGGTGGAGAGCGCCACCGGGAAAGAACCGCAGGTTGAAGTCACGAGCTGGGAAAACTGGCAAAAACAGCAACAATAA
- the pfkB gene encoding 6-phosphofructokinase II, with product MDRIFTLTLSPSLDSATLTAQLYPEGKLRCSAPVFEPGGGGINVARAIVHLGGKATAIFPAGGATGEHLVSLLADEQVAVDTVDAHDWTRQNLHVHVESTHEQYRFVMPGATLSEDEFRQLEEKVLAIESGALLVISGSLPPGVKTERLTQLIRAAQQNGIRCIVDSSGEALSAALTLGNIELVKPNQKELSALVNRDLSQPDDVRNAAEELVKSGKARRVVVSLGPQGALGVDETGSVHVVPPPMKSQSTVGAGDSMVGAMTLKLAQGASLREMTQYGVAAGSAATINHGTRLCSLDDTQKIFTYLTNA from the coding sequence ATGGATCGTATCTTTACGTTGACGCTCTCCCCTTCTCTGGACAGCGCAACCCTGACGGCTCAACTCTATCCTGAAGGTAAACTTCGCTGCAGCGCGCCGGTTTTCGAACCCGGCGGCGGTGGGATTAACGTGGCGCGCGCCATTGTTCACCTCGGCGGAAAAGCTACCGCCATCTTTCCTGCGGGCGGCGCGACGGGTGAACACCTTGTCTCGCTTCTGGCTGATGAGCAGGTCGCCGTGGATACGGTCGATGCTCATGACTGGACCCGGCAAAACCTGCACGTGCATGTTGAATCCACCCACGAGCAGTATCGCTTTGTGATGCCTGGCGCGACGCTGAGCGAAGATGAATTTCGCCAGCTGGAAGAGAAAGTGCTGGCCATCGAGAGCGGCGCGCTGCTGGTCATCAGCGGCAGCCTGCCACCCGGGGTCAAAACCGAGCGCCTGACCCAGCTTATTCGCGCAGCGCAACAGAACGGCATCCGCTGCATCGTTGACAGCTCCGGAGAGGCCCTCAGCGCCGCACTGACCCTTGGCAACATCGAGCTGGTGAAACCCAATCAGAAAGAGCTAAGCGCGCTGGTCAATCGCGATCTCAGCCAGCCGGATGATGTGCGTAACGCCGCAGAAGAACTGGTGAAAAGCGGTAAAGCCCGGCGGGTAGTGGTGTCCCTGGGCCCACAGGGTGCGCTGGGCGTGGATGAAACCGGATCGGTGCATGTCGTGCCGCCGCCGATGAAAAGCCAGAGTACCGTCGGCGCGGGGGACAGCATGGTGGGTGCCATGACCCTGAAGCTGGCACAAGGGGCGTCTTTACGGGAGATGACTCAATACGGCGTGGCGGCAGGCAGCGCGGCAACCATTAATCACGGAACCCGGCTGTGCTCCCTTGATGACACGCAGAAAATCTTCACATACCTGACAAATGCGTAA
- a CDS encoding YdiY family protein produces MKLLKTVPAAMMVAGGLFASMHATADDSVFTVMDDPSTAQKPFEGNLNAGYLAQSGNTKSSSLTADTTMTWYGTSTAWSLWGNASNTSSNDERSSEKYAVGGRSRYNMTDVDYLFGQASWLTDRYNGYRQRDVATAGYGRQFLNGPVHSFRFEFGPGVRYDEYTDGDTETQPLGYASGTYAWQMTDNAKFTQGVSVFGADDTTVNSETALNVAINAHFGLKVAYNVTWNSEPPASAPEHTDRRTTVSLGYKM; encoded by the coding sequence ATGAAGCTTTTAAAGACAGTACCCGCTGCAATGATGGTAGCGGGAGGCCTGTTTGCGTCAATGCATGCAACAGCCGATGATTCCGTTTTTACTGTCATGGACGATCCCTCCACTGCACAGAAACCTTTTGAAGGCAACCTGAACGCAGGTTATCTGGCGCAATCAGGCAATACCAAAAGCTCCTCCCTGACCGCTGACACCACTATGACCTGGTACGGCACCAGCACCGCCTGGTCGCTGTGGGGTAACGCCAGCAATACCTCATCTAACGATGAGCGCTCTTCCGAGAAATATGCGGTGGGTGGGCGTAGCCGTTACAACATGACTGACGTTGACTACCTCTTCGGCCAGGCAAGCTGGTTGACCGACCGCTACAACGGCTATCGTCAGCGTGATGTAGCAACGGCCGGTTATGGTCGTCAGTTCCTGAACGGTCCGGTACACAGCTTCCGCTTTGAATTTGGTCCGGGTGTGCGTTACGACGAATATACTGACGGCGACACCGAAACCCAGCCGCTGGGCTATGCGTCCGGGACCTATGCCTGGCAGATGACCGATAACGCCAAATTTACCCAGGGCGTCTCTGTCTTTGGCGCTGACGACACTACCGTCAACTCTGAGACTGCGCTGAACGTGGCGATTAACGCCCATTTCGGGCTGAAGGTTGCCTACAATGTGACCTGGAACTCTGAGCCACCAGCCTCTGCACCGGAACATACCGATCGCAGAACTACCGTCTCTCTGGGCTACAAGATGTAA
- the yniD gene encoding small membrane protein YniD has product MPTKRFSKKYWKMVIVLITLYAALLLLRWAAMLWG; this is encoded by the coding sequence ATGCCGACGAAACGCTTTTCAAAAAAATACTGGAAGATGGTGATTGTGTTAATCACCCTTTATGCTGCCCTGCTGTTATTACGCTGGGCGGCGATGCTTTGGGGTTAA
- the yncL gene encoding stress response membrane protein YncL, which yields MNVSSRTVVILNILSATALLVILADKFHWF from the coding sequence ATGAACGTATCCAGCAGAACAGTCGTTATCCTGAACATTCTTTCTGCCACCGCGTTACTCGTGATTCTGGCGGATAAGTTTCACTGGTTTTAA
- the thrS gene encoding threonine--tRNA ligase, with product MPVITLPDGSQRHFDRAVSPMDVALDIGPGLAKATIAGRVNGTLVDASDLIENDAKLSIITAKDEEGLEIIRHSCAHLLGHAIKQLWPNTKMAIGPVIDNGFYYDVDLDHTLTQEDIEALEKRMHELAESNYDVIKKTVSWHEARETFVKRGENYKVTILDENIAHDDKPGLYHHEEYIDMCRGPHVPNMRFCHHFKLMKTAGAYWRGDSNNKMLQRIYGTAWADKKALNAYLQRLEEAAKRDHRKIGKQLDLYHMQEEAPGMVFWHNDGWTIFRELETFVRSKLKAYQYQEVKGPFMMDRVLWEKTGHWDNYKDAMFTTSSENREYCIKPMNCPGHVQIFNQGLKSYRDLPLRMAEFGSCHRNEPSGALHGLMRVRGFTQDDAHIFCTEDQVRDEVNACIRMVYDMYSTFGFEKIVVKLSTRPEKRIGSDETWDRAEADLAVALEENGIPFEYQLGEGAFYGPKIEFTLYDCLDRAWQCGTVQLDFSLPQRLSASYVGEDNERQVPVMIHRAILGSLERFIGILTEEFAGFFPTWLAPVQVVVMNITDSQADYVKELTQKLQNAGIRVKADLRNEKIGFKIREHTLRRVPYMLVCGDKEVEAGKVAVRTRRGKDLGSLDVNEVIEKLQQEIRSRSLQQLEE from the coding sequence ATGCCTGTAATTACTCTTCCTGATGGCAGCCAACGCCATTTTGACCGCGCCGTCAGCCCAATGGATGTTGCGCTGGATATCGGCCCGGGTCTGGCGAAAGCCACTATTGCTGGCCGCGTAAACGGTACGCTGGTTGATGCTTCCGATTTAATTGAAAACGATGCGAAGCTGTCGATCATCACCGCGAAAGACGAAGAAGGTCTGGAGATCATTCGTCACTCGTGCGCTCACCTGCTCGGTCATGCGATCAAGCAGCTGTGGCCTAATACCAAAATGGCTATCGGCCCGGTTATCGACAACGGTTTCTACTATGATGTCGATCTTGACCACACGCTGACCCAGGAAGATATCGAAGCCCTCGAAAAGCGTATGCACGAGCTGGCTGAGAGCAACTACGACGTCATCAAGAAGACCGTGAGCTGGCACGAAGCGCGTGAAACCTTCGTGAAGCGTGGTGAAAACTACAAAGTCACTATTCTTGACGAGAACATTGCTCATGATGACAAGCCTGGCTTGTATCATCACGAAGAATACATCGACATGTGCCGTGGACCGCACGTGCCGAACATGCGCTTCTGCCATCACTTCAAACTGATGAAAACTGCGGGCGCTTACTGGCGTGGCGACAGCAACAATAAGATGTTGCAGCGCATCTACGGTACCGCCTGGGCTGACAAAAAAGCCCTGAACGCGTATCTGCAGCGTCTGGAAGAAGCGGCGAAGCGTGACCACCGTAAAATCGGTAAACAGCTCGACCTGTATCATATGCAGGAAGAGGCGCCGGGTATGGTCTTCTGGCACAACGACGGCTGGACTATCTTCCGCGAGTTGGAAACTTTCGTGCGTTCCAAACTGAAAGCGTACCAGTATCAGGAAGTAAAAGGCCCGTTCATGATGGACCGTGTGCTGTGGGAAAAAACCGGCCACTGGGACAACTACAAAGATGCGATGTTCACCACCTCTTCTGAGAACCGTGAATACTGCATTAAGCCAATGAACTGCCCGGGCCACGTTCAGATCTTTAACCAGGGTCTGAAATCCTACCGCGATCTGCCGCTGCGTATGGCGGAGTTCGGTAGTTGCCACCGTAACGAGCCATCAGGTGCGCTGCACGGTCTGATGCGCGTTCGTGGCTTTACGCAGGATGATGCGCATATCTTCTGTACTGAAGATCAGGTACGTGATGAAGTTAACGCCTGTATTCGTATGGTCTACGATATGTACAGTACCTTTGGCTTCGAGAAGATCGTCGTCAAACTCTCAACGCGTCCGGAAAAACGTATCGGTAGCGATGAGACCTGGGATCGTGCTGAGGCGGATCTCGCCGTGGCGCTGGAAGAAAACGGTATCCCGTTCGAATACCAGCTGGGCGAGGGTGCATTCTACGGTCCGAAAATTGAATTTACCCTGTATGACTGTCTCGATCGTGCATGGCAGTGCGGTACTGTACAGCTGGACTTCTCCCTGCCGCAGCGTTTAAGCGCCTCTTACGTTGGCGAAGATAACGAGCGTCAGGTGCCGGTAATGATTCACCGTGCTATCCTCGGTTCACTGGAGCGCTTCATCGGCATCCTGACCGAAGAGTTCGCGGGCTTCTTCCCAACCTGGCTTGCGCCAGTGCAGGTAGTCGTGATGAACATTACTGATTCTCAGGCTGATTACGTTAAAGAATTGACGCAGAAACTACAAAATGCGGGCATTCGCGTAAAAGCAGACTTGAGAAATGAGAAGATTGGCTTTAAAATCCGCGAGCACACTTTACGTCGTGTCCCGTATATGTTGGTCTGTGGTGATAAAGAGGTGGAAGCAGGCAAAGTTGCCGTTCGCACCCGCCGTGGTAAAGACCTGGGCAGCCTGGACGTAAATGAAGTGATTGAGAAGCTGCAACAAGAGATTCGCAGCCGCAGTCTTCAACAACTGGAGGAATAA
- the infC gene encoding translation initiation factor IF-3 — protein sequence MKGGKRVQTARPNRINGEIRAQEVRLTGLEGEQLGIVSLREAIEKAEEAGVDLVEISPNAEPPVCRIMDYGKFLYEKSKSSKEQKKKQKVIQVKEIKFRPGTDDGDYQVKLRSLIRFLEDGDKAKITLRFRGREMAHQQIGMEVLNRVRDDLSELAVVESFPTKIEGRQMIMVLAPKKKQ from the coding sequence ATTAAAGGCGGAAAACGAGTTCAAACGGCACGTCCGAATCGTATCAATGGCGAGATTCGCGCCCAGGAAGTTCGCTTAACAGGTCTGGAAGGCGAGCAGCTGGGGATTGTGAGTCTGAGAGAAGCGATCGAAAAGGCTGAAGAAGCTGGAGTAGATTTAGTTGAAATCAGCCCTAACGCCGAACCGCCAGTTTGTCGTATCATGGACTACGGCAAGTTCCTTTATGAAAAGAGCAAGTCTTCTAAGGAACAGAAGAAGAAGCAAAAAGTTATCCAGGTTAAGGAAATTAAATTCCGTCCTGGTACCGACGATGGCGATTATCAGGTAAAACTCCGCAGCCTGATACGCTTTCTGGAAGATGGCGATAAGGCCAAGATCACGCTGCGTTTCCGCGGTCGTGAGATGGCCCACCAACAGATCGGTATGGAAGTGCTTAACCGCGTCCGTGACGATCTGAGTGAACTGGCAGTAGTCGAATCCTTCCCTACGAAGATCGAAGGCCGCCAGATGATCATGGTGCTCGCTCCTAAGAAGAAACAGTAG
- the rpmI gene encoding 50S ribosomal protein L35 has product MPKIKTVRGAAKRFKKTGGGGFKRKHANLRHILTKKSTKRKRHLRPKGLVSKGDLGLVIACLPYA; this is encoded by the coding sequence ATGCCAAAAATTAAGACCGTACGCGGTGCTGCTAAGCGCTTCAAAAAAACCGGTGGTGGTGGATTTAAGCGTAAGCACGCAAACCTGCGTCATATTCTGACCAAAAAATCTACTAAGCGTAAACGTCACCTGCGTCCAAAAGGCCTTGTGTCTAAAGGCGATCTGGGTCTGGTTATCGCGTGCCTGCCGTACGCATAA
- the rplT gene encoding 50S ribosomal protein L20 has translation MARVKRGVVARARHKKILKQAKGYYGARSRVYRVAFQAVIKAGQYAYRDRRQRKRQFRQLWIARINAAARQNGISYSKFINGLKKASVEIDRKILADIAVFDKVAFTALVEKAKAALA, from the coding sequence ATGGCTCGCGTAAAACGTGGTGTAGTTGCCCGCGCACGTCACAAGAAAATTTTGAAACAAGCCAAAGGCTACTACGGTGCGCGTTCACGCGTATACCGCGTTGCCTTCCAGGCAGTTATCAAAGCAGGTCAGTACGCTTACCGTGACCGTCGTCAACGTAAACGTCAGTTCCGTCAACTGTGGATTGCGCGTATCAACGCAGCAGCACGTCAGAACGGTATTTCTTACAGCAAATTCATCAACGGCCTGAAAAAAGCCTCTGTTGAAATCGACCGTAAGATCCTGGCTGACATCGCAGTATTCGACAAAGTAGCGTTCACCGCTCTGGTCGAAAAAGCGAAAGCAGCTCTGGCATAA